A portion of the Sphaerochaeta pleomorpha str. Grapes genome contains these proteins:
- a CDS encoding methionine ABC transporter ATP-binding protein has translation MQIILKNLKKAYGDLHAVDGVSLVIPSNTVFGIIGRSGAGKSTLVRLVSLLEFPDEGEVYYDEVRVDNLSKDELIKRRRRIGMIFQNFNLFSSRNAAENVAYPMEINGMSKPEIDLRVKELMALVSLEGKENAPISTLSGGQKQRVAIARALACKPDILFCDEATSALDPQTTHSILALIKEIQKKMALTVVMITHQMEVVRDACERVAVINDGEVVEQGKVTDIFAHPSSDVTKDFLTHLVGVDEAEAVEQDRLVHWSKKRGAYTLRFRGGSTDQPVLSRISRDLGVEFNIRAGGVQKVGDLEIGTMVVDISGDDTVKQKAIEALRAQDVVVEEDQQ, from the coding sequence ATGCAGATTATATTGAAAAACTTGAAAAAAGCTTATGGCGATCTGCATGCTGTTGACGGTGTGAGCCTTGTAATTCCTTCCAATACAGTATTTGGAATCATAGGTCGAAGCGGTGCAGGAAAATCGACACTGGTCAGACTGGTAAGTCTATTGGAATTCCCTGATGAAGGGGAAGTCTATTATGATGAAGTTCGAGTCGATAACCTTAGCAAGGATGAATTGATAAAGCGCAGACGTCGTATCGGGATGATCTTTCAGAATTTTAATCTTTTCTCATCCAGGAATGCTGCAGAGAACGTAGCCTATCCGATGGAAATCAATGGAATGAGCAAGCCGGAGATAGACCTCCGGGTAAAAGAACTTATGGCCCTGGTTTCCCTTGAAGGAAAAGAGAATGCTCCGATAAGTACCCTTAGTGGGGGCCAGAAGCAGAGGGTCGCCATTGCAAGGGCACTAGCCTGCAAGCCTGATATTCTGTTTTGCGATGAAGCAACAAGTGCCCTTGACCCACAGACCACCCATTCAATTTTAGCCTTGATTAAAGAAATACAGAAGAAAATGGCTTTGACTGTTGTAATGATTACCCACCAGATGGAAGTTGTCAGGGATGCTTGTGAAAGAGTTGCCGTGATAAACGATGGCGAAGTTGTCGAACAAGGTAAGGTAACCGATATTTTTGCACATCCTTCGAGTGACGTAACCAAAGACTTTCTGACTCATCTTGTAGGCGTGGATGAAGCTGAAGCGGTGGAGCAAGATAGATTGGTCCATTGGTCAAAGAAGAGAGGCGCTTATACCCTTCGATTCCGTGGTGGTTCAACCGATCAGCCTGTGCTTAGCAGGATTTCCAGAGACCTTGGTGTGGAATTCAATATTAGGGCCGGTGGGGTACAGAAAGTCGGAGACCTTGAAATAGGGACAATGGTGGTTGATATCAGTGGAGATGACACAGTCAAGCAAAAAGCCATTGAAGCGTTACGTGCACAGGATGTTGTCGTTGAGGAGGATCAGCAATGA
- a CDS encoding methionine ABC transporter permease: MSKLWILVGQSTLQTLNMVLFSTLFSLLLGLPLGILLSITCEEQQGGIIPHPVLNNILGRIVNVLRSFPFIILMILLFPLSRLLIGTSIGTAATIVPLSIAAAPFVARVIESALKEVDPGVVQAARAMGSTNWQIVRKVLLPEAMPSLVSGITLTIINLIGYSAMAGAIGGGGLGDLAIRYGYQRFRGDVMFVSVVVILVLVEIIQVIGNKISARLMSKR, translated from the coding sequence ATGAGTAAATTATGGATTCTTGTAGGACAATCGACTCTGCAAACCCTCAACATGGTTTTGTTTTCTACGCTTTTTTCGTTGCTTCTGGGCCTGCCACTTGGAATTTTGCTCTCTATTACCTGCGAGGAACAACAAGGTGGGATTATTCCCCATCCCGTTCTTAATAATATTCTCGGAAGGATTGTAAATGTCCTTCGGTCATTTCCTTTTATCATCCTTATGATTTTGCTTTTTCCCCTTTCCCGGTTGTTGATTGGAACCAGTATCGGCACTGCCGCTACTATCGTCCCGCTGTCTATCGCGGCAGCACCATTTGTAGCAAGAGTAATCGAGTCTGCATTGAAGGAGGTGGATCCGGGGGTCGTTCAGGCCGCCCGTGCTATGGGATCTACCAATTGGCAGATTGTACGGAAAGTCTTGCTCCCCGAGGCCATGCCTTCGCTTGTCAGTGGTATTACCCTGACAATTATAAACCTGATCGGATACTCGGCTATGGCTGGTGCCATAGGTGGAGGCGGATTAGGTGACCTTGCGATACGGTATGGGTACCAAAGGTTCCGGGGCGATGTTATGTTTGTTTCCGTTGTTGTCATCCTGGTCCTTGTAGAGATTATCCAGGTGATAGGAAACAAAATCAGTGCAAGGCTCATGTCGAAACGTTAG
- a CDS encoding MetQ/NlpA family ABC transporter substrate-binding protein, which produces MKKVSAIVLVLLVSITVAFAAGAKEQSSAKVLTVGATPEPHAAFLSLVVEDLAAQGITLKVKEFTDYVTPNEALESGELDANFFQHVPYLESFNRERGYHLANAGGIHVEPFALYSNEYKSVADLPNGATIAIPNDPTNEGRALLLLQSAGLLTLDANAGLEATPLDIAKNPKGLKFHEIEPASLPRVLQDVDGAIINGNYAIPAGLIATRDGLFVEGADSPYVNVVAVKEGNQNDERIVALVQALRGQKVRDYVASHYPNGEVVLVSK; this is translated from the coding sequence ATGAAAAAAGTTTCAGCTATTGTTTTAGTTCTTCTTGTTTCGATCACCGTTGCTTTTGCAGCTGGTGCAAAGGAACAGTCTTCTGCTAAAGTTCTGACTGTCGGGGCGACTCCGGAACCCCATGCCGCATTCCTCAGTTTGGTTGTAGAAGACCTTGCTGCGCAGGGTATTACCCTCAAGGTCAAAGAATTTACCGACTATGTAACTCCCAATGAGGCATTGGAGTCAGGTGAGCTCGATGCAAATTTCTTCCAGCATGTTCCTTACTTGGAATCATTCAACAGAGAACGCGGTTATCATCTTGCAAATGCCGGTGGTATCCATGTGGAACCCTTCGCACTTTACTCAAACGAGTATAAAAGTGTTGCGGATCTTCCAAACGGTGCGACAATTGCAATACCTAACGACCCCACCAACGAGGGGCGTGCCCTTTTGTTATTGCAGAGTGCTGGGTTGCTGACCCTTGATGCTAATGCAGGTCTTGAAGCTACTCCTCTGGATATCGCCAAGAATCCCAAGGGTTTGAAGTTCCATGAGATTGAACCTGCTTCCCTTCCCCGGGTACTCCAGGATGTGGATGGGGCAATCATCAACGGTAACTATGCCATTCCTGCTGGATTGATTGCAACCCGTGACGGTTTGTTCGTAGAGGGTGCTGATAGCCCGTACGTAAATGTAGTGGCGGTCAAAGAAGGCAACCAGAATGACGAACGGATCGTAGCTTTGGTGCAGGCCCTTCGTGGACAGAAGGTACGTGACTATGTAGCCTCACACTATCCCAATGGTGAAGTTGTTCTTGTATCCAAATAA